A region of Maniola jurtina chromosome 18, ilManJurt1.1, whole genome shotgun sequence DNA encodes the following proteins:
- the LOC123874594 gene encoding uncharacterized protein LOC123874594 gives MFAVFTRRLYFACDKIPVRHLRNRSKRLAGPGANPGLDNRLGAFQEDGIKVQDDDVEEFMEQSESSFYDAGEAYNAHLKETLIGKHHLKHHIVKDKYFRENMPNLLTWSEKEQIRHLAATQPDEWTPQRIAESFPVTEPVVKKLLKYPWKPATEERITRHDASAMRNWRELKEGTLDIPDDLRAHFLKFSERKIPPLNKKSVKIDISQEKMGEFEQIVQRCAINEENNHNTEQFEEEPSDSNMESKITKKDWKRVTLDELASTIKNRLDKGKNVDVPDKMIMDTVNTLPSKTENAQEISKEIELFGETKEEKGLIKSKEEDNEIVAGTNYPERIRIPKKAYQRGATYKVNDCFYDYDGRFLYRVIGMTDTH, from the exons ATGTTTGCCGTATTTACACGACGGCTGTACTTTGCTTGTGATAAAATCCCCGTTCGTCACTTAAGAAACCGAAGTAAAAGACTCGCTGGGCCTGGAGCGAACCCTGGCTTAGATAATAGACTGGGCGCGTTCCAAGAAGACGGAATCAAGGTACAAGATGATGATGTTGAAGAGTTTATGGAACAATCGGAAAGCAGTTTCTATGAC GCAGGTGAAGCATATAACGCCCATCTAAAGGAAACATTAATTGGGAAACACCACTTGAAGCATCACATTGTTAAAGATAAATACTTCAGAGAAAACATGCCCAACCTACTTACCTGGAGTGAGAAGGAACAGATTCGCCACCTGGCTGCAACACAACCTGATGAATGGACTCCTCAGAGAATCGCTGAAAGCTTTCCTGTTACTGAACCAGTTGTTAAG aaATTGCTAAAGTATCCTTGGAAACCAGCAACTGAAGAAAGAATAACGCGCCATGACGCATCAGCTATGAGAAACTGGAGGGAGCTGAAAGAAGGGACTTTAGATATACCAGACGACTTACGTGCACATTTCCTCAAATTCTCTGAAAGAAAAATACCTCCACTAAATAAGAAATCAGTCAAAATAGACATATCTCAGGAAAAGATGGGTGAATTCGAACAAATAGTGCAGAGATGTGCAATTAATGAAGAGAATAATCACAACACAGAACAATTTGAAGAAGAACCATCAGACTCAAATATGGaaagtaaaataacaaaaaaggaCTGGAAGAGAGTTACTTTGGATGAATTAGCGAGCACTATAAAAAATCGTTTAGATAAAGGAAAAAATGTAGATGTACCAGACAAAATGATTATGGATACAGTCAATACTTTACCAAGCAAAACTGAAAATGCACAAGAAATAAGCAAAGAAATAGAGCTATTTGGTGAGACGAAAGAAGAGAAAGGTCTAATAAAGTCTAAGGAAGAAGATAATGAAATTGTCGCTGGTACCAATTATCCAGAAAGAATAAGAATACCAAAGAAAGCTTATCAAAGAGGTGCAACATACAAAGTCAATGATTGCTTCTATGATTATGATGGGAGATTCTTGTATAGAGTAATAGGCATGACTGATACACATTAA